The following are encoded together in the Pan troglodytes isolate AG18354 chromosome 6, NHGRI_mPanTro3-v2.0_pri, whole genome shotgun sequence genome:
- the LOC740445 gene encoding putative protein ZNF815, with protein sequence MAQGSLSFGDVAVGFTRKEWQQLDLEQRALYQDVMLENYSHLLSVGCQVSKPAVISSLEQGKEPWMEEEEIRTWSFPEEVWQVATQPDSQQQHQDQRLSNTVLDKKDWTRNELHDCNELGKKLHQNPNLLQQVRTCDLCRKSLMCNLDFTPNAYLARRRFECDGHGNLFSIRNLKLHLQERIHAEVTSVEVL encoded by the exons ATGGCCCAG GGATCACTGTCATTCGGGGACGTGGCTGTGGGCTTCACCCGGAAAGAGTGGCAGCAGCTGGACCTGGAGCAGAGGGCCCTGTACCAGGATGTGATGCTGGAGAACTACAGCCACCTGCTCTCTGTGG GGTGTCAAGTCAGCAAACCAGCTGTGATCTCCAGTTTGGAGCAGGGGAAGGAGCCAtggatggaggaggaagagataaGGACGTGGAGCTTCCCAG aagaagTTTGGCAAGTTGCTACCCAGCCAGATAGCCAACAGCAACACCAAGACCAACGTTTGAGCAATACGGTCCTAGACAAGAAAGACTGGACCCGAAATGAGCTTCATGACTGTAACGAACTAGGAAAAAAACTCCATCAGAACCCAAACCTCCTTCAGCAGGTCCGCACATGTGACTTGTGCAGAAAGAGTTTGATGTGTAACCTGGACTTCACTCCTAACGCCTACCTGGCGAGGAGGAGATTTGAGTGCGACGGCCACGGAAACTTGTTCTCTATTCGCAACTTGAAACTCCACCTTCAGGAGCGAATCCACGCGGAGGTCACCAGTGTAGAAGTGCTTTAA